In Equus quagga isolate Etosha38 chromosome 14, UCLA_HA_Equagga_1.0, whole genome shotgun sequence, one DNA window encodes the following:
- the LOC124225779 gene encoding serum amyloid A protein, which produces MWRAYSDMREANYKGADKYFHARGNYDAAQRGPGGAWAAKVISNARENAQRVTDLFKFGDSGHGEADSRADQAANEWGRSGKDPNHF; this is translated from the exons ATGTGGAGAGCCTACTCTGACATGAGAGAAGCCAATTACAAAGGAGCAGACAAATACTTCCACGCCCGCGGGAATTATGATGCTGCACAGAGGGGCCCTGGGGGCGCCTGGGCTGCTAAAGTCATCAG CAATGCCAGAGAGAATGCTCAGAGAGTCACAGACCTTTTCAAGTTTGGAGACAGCGGCCACGGAGAGGCGGACTCGAGGGCCGACCAGGCTGCCAATGAATGGGGCCGGAGCGGCAAAGACCCCAATCACTTC